The Thermus caldifontis genome includes a region encoding these proteins:
- a CDS encoding aminotransferase class I/II-fold pyridoxal phosphate-dependent enzyme — protein sequence MSRVPETSVFLVVDEAKRRAREKGIRLIDLSIGSSDLPPPRKPLRALQEALSDPSTYGYCLKSCTLPFLEEATRWYQERYGVYLDPRREALALIGSQEGLAHLLLALTEPQDLLLLPEVAYPSYFGAAQVASLRTHLIPLREDGLADLSRVPEEVWKEAKVLLLNYPNNPTGALADWGYFEEALGLVSKYGLWLVHDNPYVDQVYEGEAPSPLALPGAKERVVELFSLSKSYHLAGFRLGYALGSEEAIARLERVKGVIDFNPYAGILRMGIAALKTPKEVTRGFAQVYRQRALTLAEALKGALDLLPPKATMYLWGKLPQGVDDLEFALSLVERGVAVAPGRGFGPGGWGHVRLALVRPVEELLEAARILKEALD from the coding sequence ATGAGTAGGGTCCCCGAGACCTCGGTCTTCCTGGTGGTGGATGAGGCCAAGAGGAGGGCCCGGGAGAAGGGAATCCGCCTCATAGACCTCTCCATCGGCTCCAGCGACCTCCCGCCTCCCCGGAAGCCCCTAAGGGCCCTACAGGAAGCCCTTTCCGATCCCAGCACCTACGGCTACTGCCTGAAAAGCTGCACCCTTCCCTTTTTAGAGGAGGCCACCCGCTGGTACCAGGAGCGCTACGGGGTATACCTGGACCCCAGGCGGGAAGCCCTGGCCTTGATCGGAAGCCAGGAGGGCCTGGCCCACCTCCTTCTGGCCCTCACCGAGCCCCAAGACCTCCTCCTTCTTCCCGAGGTGGCCTACCCCAGCTACTTCGGCGCCGCCCAGGTGGCCTCCTTAAGGACCCACCTCATCCCCTTGCGGGAGGATGGCCTGGCGGATCTCTCCCGGGTGCCGGAAGAGGTCTGGAAGGAGGCCAAGGTCCTCCTCCTCAACTACCCCAACAACCCCACAGGGGCCTTGGCGGACTGGGGTTACTTTGAGGAGGCCTTGGGGCTGGTGAGTAAATACGGCCTATGGCTGGTCCACGACAACCCCTATGTGGACCAGGTCTACGAGGGCGAGGCCCCCTCCCCCTTGGCCCTTCCCGGAGCCAAGGAACGGGTGGTGGAGCTTTTCAGCCTCTCCAAAAGCTACCACCTGGCGGGCTTCCGCCTGGGCTACGCCCTGGGGAGCGAGGAGGCCATCGCCCGGCTGGAAAGGGTCAAGGGGGTTATAGACTTCAACCCGTATGCCGGCATCCTGCGCATGGGGATCGCCGCCCTTAAGACCCCAAAGGAGGTGACCCGGGGTTTCGCCCAGGTGTATCGGCAAAGGGCCTTAACCCTAGCGGAAGCCCTGAAGGGGGCGTTGGACCTCCTCCCCCCCAAGGCCACCATGTACCTTTGGGGGAAGCTTCCCCAAGGCGTGGACGACCTGGAGTTCGCCCTAAGCCTGGTGGAGCGGGGCGTGGCCGTGGCCCCGGGGAGGGGGTTCGGCCCAGGGGGATGGGGGCACGTGCGCCTGGCCCTGGTGCGGCCCGTGGAGGAGCTTCTGGAAGCCGCCCGCATCCTAAAAGAAGCCCTGGACTAA
- a CDS encoding carbohydrate ABC transporter permease encodes MRLTLARREALWALVFLTIPLAFFLYFRIFPAFQALWLSLYEWHADPAQRRFVGLEHYVRLLEDPLLRRALWNTLLYTLLGVPSQIALGLIIALLLRKVPFGRDFFRAIYFAPYVTPAVAVAWVWSWMLSPHFGLVNELLVLLGIPPQPFLQSPTQALPTVAWVVVWQNLGFQVVLFLAGLESIPRQYYEAARIDGAEGWRLFRHITWPLLNPVLVFSVVIGTIGYLQLFTQVVNLNFTDQGGPLNSTLTLALYIYQLAFLRFQLGYAAAVTVLLFALILLTTLVQLRLLTRRVEL; translated from the coding sequence GTGCGGCTTACCCTAGCCCGGCGGGAAGCCCTATGGGCGCTAGTCTTTCTAACCATCCCCTTGGCCTTCTTCCTTTACTTTCGCATCTTTCCTGCCTTCCAGGCCCTGTGGCTTTCCCTTTACGAATGGCACGCCGATCCTGCGCAGAGGCGCTTTGTAGGCCTCGAGCACTATGTCCGGCTCCTGGAAGACCCCCTTCTTCGCCGAGCCCTTTGGAACACCCTCCTCTACACTCTCCTAGGAGTCCCAAGCCAGATTGCCTTGGGACTCATCATCGCCCTGCTTTTAAGAAAAGTTCCCTTTGGCCGCGACTTCTTCCGGGCCATCTACTTTGCCCCTTACGTGACCCCGGCGGTGGCCGTGGCCTGGGTCTGGAGTTGGATGCTTTCCCCACACTTCGGGCTGGTCAACGAACTCTTAGTCCTTTTAGGCATCCCCCCGCAGCCCTTTCTACAAAGCCCCACTCAGGCCCTGCCCACCGTGGCCTGGGTGGTGGTCTGGCAGAACTTAGGCTTCCAGGTGGTCCTCTTCCTGGCGGGACTGGAAAGCATCCCCCGGCAGTACTATGAGGCCGCCCGCATTGACGGGGCAGAAGGGTGGCGACTCTTCCGCCACATCACCTGGCCTCTTTTGAACCCGGTTTTGGTCTTCTCCGTGGTCATCGGCACCATCGGGTACCTACAGCTTTTCACGCAGGTGGTGAACCTGAACTTTACCGACCAGGGGGGACCTCTGAACAGCACCCTGACCCTGGCTCTTTACATCTACCAGCTGGCCTTCCTGCGCTTCCAGCTGGGGTATGCCGCAGCGGTCACCGTCCTCCTCTTTGCCCTCATCCTCCTAACCACTTTGGTACAGCTGAGGCTCCTAACCCGGAGGGTGGAGTTATGA
- a CDS encoding carbohydrate ABC transporter permease, whose product MKAQSRLAGFLVLLFLLLGSGVMVLPFLWMVLTSFKPFPELFQLQFLPREPTLENYRVVLWETGFIRWFGNSLLVASLTTLSVLFFDSLAGYALARLRFPGRNLVFVLILSTLMVPTEMLVIPWYVMSAEKGWINTYWGLLFPGLITAFGVFLMRQFFETLPQDLFDAGRIDGLSEFGAFWRIGLPLVRPALAALGIFTFLGNWNAFLWPLIVVQTPEMRTLPVGIALFSGEAGTAWNLIMAASSLAVLPVLLVFFFFQRQIIEGVVLTGVKG is encoded by the coding sequence ATGAAAGCCCAAAGCCGCCTTGCGGGGTTCTTGGTTCTCCTTTTTCTCCTCTTAGGTAGCGGGGTCATGGTTCTCCCTTTTCTCTGGATGGTGCTCACCTCCTTCAAGCCTTTTCCCGAGCTCTTTCAACTCCAATTTCTTCCCCGGGAGCCCACCTTAGAGAACTACCGAGTGGTGCTCTGGGAAACGGGGTTTATACGCTGGTTTGGAAACAGCCTTCTGGTGGCTTCTCTTACCACCCTTTCCGTGCTTTTCTTCGACAGCCTCGCAGGCTACGCACTGGCCCGGCTGCGGTTCCCCGGGAGAAATCTGGTCTTTGTCCTCATCCTTTCCACCCTCATGGTTCCCACAGAGATGCTGGTTATTCCCTGGTACGTGATGAGTGCGGAAAAGGGATGGATCAATACCTACTGGGGGCTCCTCTTCCCCGGTTTAATCACCGCCTTCGGGGTCTTCCTCATGCGGCAGTTCTTCGAAACTTTGCCCCAGGACCTTTTCGACGCCGGAAGGATAGACGGGCTTTCCGAGTTCGGGGCCTTTTGGCGGATCGGCCTACCCCTGGTACGCCCCGCCCTAGCAGCTTTGGGGATCTTCACCTTCCTGGGCAATTGGAACGCCTTTCTCTGGCCCCTCATCGTGGTCCAGACTCCGGAGATGCGCACTCTTCCCGTGGGCATCGCCCTTTTCTCCGGGGAAGCGGGTACGGCCTGGAACCTGATCATGGCTGCCTCGAGCCTGGCGGTGCTACCGGTCCTTTTGGTCTTTTTCTTCTTCCAGCGGCAGATCATCGAAGGGGTGGTGCTCACGGGGGTAAAGGGATGA
- a CDS encoding extracellular solute-binding protein: MRKLLAFYALFFPLTLAQSVTITYWQYEFRSKVEAINELIRRFEAQNPGIKVVHQTFPYDAFQQKVAAAIPAGQGPDVVNLYYGWAPTWVKAGYLAALPDDWARRLDQGFVAMAQAAKVGGKLYGVPTAVRSLALFYNKDLFRQAGVAAPPKTWEEFIAVGQKLTVKQGGRFTQIGYGIAPDGQDHHLVREVLVRQFGGRPYSDDGKRVLYQGEAGLKALSFYTDWVRKYEIGVPGFFPGNNGYRDGFIAGRIAMIIDGSFAIGTIQQGARFNWGVAELPLERPGGRKANFGSFWMHGLTPLATGPKREAALRFLSFITSEETQRFWLEKVGELPASKNLIRDPKLSLHPIYGPFVLSLAYAKATPFVDEAAQRKVMVDAINRVLLQGMDPAQSLRIAAEEEQKILDQFWR, encoded by the coding sequence ATGAGGAAGCTGTTGGCTTTTTATGCCCTTTTCTTCCCCTTAACCTTAGCGCAAAGCGTCACCATCACCTACTGGCAGTACGAGTTCCGCAGCAAGGTGGAAGCCATCAACGAGCTCATCCGCCGCTTTGAGGCCCAAAACCCGGGCATCAAGGTGGTTCATCAAACCTTTCCCTATGACGCCTTCCAGCAAAAGGTAGCCGCCGCTATTCCTGCGGGGCAAGGACCGGATGTGGTCAACCTTTACTACGGTTGGGCCCCCACCTGGGTCAAGGCCGGGTATTTGGCAGCTTTACCGGACGACTGGGCCCGGCGCCTCGACCAGGGCTTCGTAGCCATGGCCCAGGCCGCCAAAGTGGGTGGGAAGCTCTATGGGGTCCCCACTGCGGTGCGGAGCCTGGCCCTTTTCTACAACAAAGACCTCTTCCGCCAGGCGGGGGTTGCCGCCCCCCCCAAGACCTGGGAGGAGTTTATCGCTGTTGGCCAAAAGCTGACCGTAAAACAAGGAGGGCGCTTCACCCAGATTGGCTACGGCATCGCCCCAGACGGACAGGACCACCACCTGGTCCGGGAGGTCCTGGTACGCCAGTTCGGGGGCAGGCCCTACTCCGACGACGGTAAACGAGTCCTTTACCAGGGCGAGGCCGGGCTTAAGGCTCTCAGCTTCTATACCGACTGGGTCCGCAAATACGAGATCGGGGTCCCCGGCTTCTTCCCTGGCAACAACGGCTACCGGGATGGGTTCATAGCAGGCAGAATCGCTATGATCATCGACGGATCTTTCGCCATCGGTACCATTCAGCAAGGAGCCCGTTTCAACTGGGGAGTAGCGGAGCTACCCCTGGAGCGGCCAGGGGGAAGAAAGGCGAACTTTGGCTCCTTCTGGATGCACGGCCTCACCCCATTGGCCACCGGGCCTAAGCGGGAAGCTGCGCTTCGGTTTCTTTCCTTCATCACCTCTGAGGAAACCCAGCGCTTCTGGTTGGAAAAGGTGGGGGAACTCCCCGCCAGCAAGAACCTGATCAGGGACCCCAAGCTCTCCTTACACCCCATCTATGGCCCCTTTGTGCTGAGCCTGGCCTACGCCAAGGCCACCCCCTTTGTGGACGAGGCCGCCCAGCGCAAGGTGATGGTGGACGCCATCAACCGGGTCCTCCTCCAAGGCATGGACCCCGCTCAATCCTTGAGGATAGCCGCTGAGGAAGAGCAAAAGATTCTGGATCAGTTCTGGAGGTAG
- the hemC gene encoding hydroxymethylbilane synthase codes for MRVIVVGTRGSALALAQTRFVVERLKESWPEAEFKVKTIKTRGDQGASPLEQAIFVKELQEALLSREIDIAVHSLKDLPTEEPPGLKIAAIPRRQDPRDAFLGKVYKRLEDLPQGAVVGTSSIRRKAQLLAQRPDLVVKDLRGNVDTRLAALGNGEYDGIILAAAGLIRLDLRNRIDQFLEPEVMLPAPGQGALALEVRVGDDLAEELCYALHHHPSHDRVRAERAFLKGLGAGCLAPVGALAQVAEDGTLLLEGMVLTPDGKSFIRAEIEGDASEAEELGLELAQDVLEQGGREILAQTR; via the coding sequence ATGCGCGTCATCGTGGTGGGAACCCGGGGCAGCGCCTTGGCCCTGGCCCAGACCCGCTTTGTGGTGGAGCGTCTTAAGGAAAGCTGGCCCGAGGCGGAGTTCAAGGTGAAAACCATCAAGACCCGGGGGGACCAGGGGGCAAGCCCCCTGGAGCAGGCCATCTTTGTCAAGGAGTTGCAGGAGGCCCTCCTTTCCCGGGAGATCGACATCGCCGTGCACTCCCTGAAGGACCTCCCCACGGAGGAACCCCCGGGGCTTAAGATTGCCGCCATACCCCGCAGGCAGGACCCCCGGGATGCCTTTTTGGGCAAGGTGTATAAGCGCCTCGAGGACCTTCCCCAAGGCGCCGTGGTGGGGACCAGCTCCATCAGGCGCAAGGCCCAGCTTCTGGCCCAGCGGCCGGACCTGGTGGTGAAGGACCTCCGGGGCAATGTGGACACCCGCCTGGCCGCCTTGGGCAACGGGGAGTACGACGGGATCATCCTGGCGGCGGCGGGGCTCATCCGGTTGGATCTGCGCAACCGCATTGACCAGTTCCTGGAGCCCGAGGTGATGCTTCCTGCCCCTGGCCAGGGGGCCTTGGCCCTGGAGGTCCGGGTGGGGGACGACCTGGCGGAGGAGCTTTGCTATGCCCTCCACCACCACCCCTCCCACGACCGGGTACGGGCGGAGCGGGCCTTTTTAAAGGGCCTTGGGGCCGGGTGCCTGGCCCCGGTGGGGGCCCTGGCCCAGGTGGCGGAGGACGGCACCCTCCTTCTGGAGGGGATGGTCCTCACCCCCGACGGCAAGAGCTTTATCCGGGCGGAGATTGAAGGCGACGCTTCCGAGGCCGAGGAGCTGGGCCTGGAGCTGGCCCAGGACGTGCTGGAGCAGGGCGGGCGGGAGATTTTGGCCCAAACCCGATAG
- a CDS encoding 2-oxo acid dehydrogenase subunit E2: MELKLPELGDNVSAATVVGVRVKEGDRVAPGDPLLELETDKAVMEVPAEAGGVVKRVLVKVGDEVRPGQPFLELEAGEVAPRPQEAAAPPREDRAQAEPSPKAPPPSPAPAEGEGRLIPAAPSVRRLARELGVDIRQVRGTGLAGRITAEDVRRAAGLAQPPVALEAPPPPSPKLPDFSKWGPVRTEPMSGVRKATLRSMAQAWAQVPMVTHFDEADITELEALRKRYAKRAEERGFRLTLTAFLLKALALTLKAFPKFNASIDVERGEIVYKDYVHIGVAVDTPHGLLVPVIRNVEQKGVLRLAKELQEISEKARERKLSPEEMQGGTFSLSNLGGIGGVGFTPIVNWPEVAILGVSRSGMKPVWDPEKEAFQPRLIMPFALTYDHRLIDGAEAARFCRHLAALLEDPLGLALE; this comes from the coding sequence ATGGAGCTGAAGCTTCCCGAACTGGGCGATAACGTGAGCGCCGCCACGGTGGTGGGGGTGCGGGTGAAGGAGGGGGACCGGGTGGCTCCCGGGGATCCCCTTTTGGAGCTGGAAACCGACAAGGCGGTCATGGAGGTGCCCGCGGAGGCGGGCGGGGTGGTGAAGCGGGTTTTGGTGAAGGTGGGGGACGAGGTGCGCCCGGGCCAGCCCTTCCTGGAGCTGGAGGCTGGGGAGGTGGCTCCTAGGCCCCAGGAGGCGGCTGCCCCGCCCAGGGAAGACCGGGCCCAGGCGGAGCCTTCCCCAAAAGCCCCCCCTCCTTCGCCGGCTCCGGCAGAGGGGGAGGGGCGGCTCATCCCCGCCGCTCCCTCGGTGCGGCGGCTGGCCCGGGAGCTGGGGGTGGACATCCGCCAGGTGAGGGGCACGGGCCTGGCGGGGCGGATCACCGCCGAGGATGTGAGGCGGGCGGCGGGGTTGGCCCAGCCCCCCGTGGCCCTCGAGGCCCCACCGCCCCCAAGCCCCAAGCTCCCTGACTTTAGCAAGTGGGGTCCGGTGCGCACCGAGCCCATGAGCGGGGTGCGCAAGGCCACCTTGAGGTCCATGGCCCAGGCCTGGGCCCAGGTGCCCATGGTCACCCACTTTGACGAGGCGGACATCACCGAGCTGGAAGCCCTAAGGAAGCGCTATGCCAAGCGGGCGGAGGAACGGGGCTTTAGGCTCACCCTCACCGCCTTCCTTCTCAAGGCCTTGGCCCTGACCCTGAAGGCCTTCCCCAAGTTCAACGCTTCCATCGATGTGGAGAGGGGAGAGATCGTCTACAAGGATTACGTGCACATCGGGGTGGCGGTGGACACCCCCCACGGCCTTTTGGTGCCGGTGATCCGGAATGTGGAGCAAAAGGGGGTTTTGCGCCTGGCCAAGGAGCTCCAGGAGATTTCCGAAAAGGCCAGGGAAAGGAAGCTTTCCCCGGAGGAGATGCAAGGAGGCACCTTCAGCCTGTCCAACCTGGGGGGGATTGGAGGGGTGGGCTTCACCCCCATCGTGAACTGGCCCGAGGTGGCTATTTTGGGGGTTTCCCGCTCCGGGATGAAGCCGGTGTGGGACCCGGAGAAGGAGGCTTTCCAGCCCCGCCTCATCATGCCCTTTGCCCTCACCTATGACCACCGCCTTATAGACGGGGCGGAGGCGGCCCGCTTCTGCCGGCATCTGGCCGCGCTTTTAGAGGATCCTTTGGGCTTGGCCCTGGAGTAG
- a CDS encoding bifunctional folylpolyglutamate synthase/dihydrofolate synthase: MDPLAWLYARQGQVKPGLERIQALLARLGNPQEAYPVVLIGGTNGKGTTARALAAILEETGLRVGLYTSPHLVDFRERVAIQGNPIGQEALLSLLEEIRPLAEDLGASFFEVATALALLHFAQEGVEFAVLEVGLGGRFDATNAAEPHLCVVTNIGHDHLEILGPTLRDVAREKAGIFRRGVPALTAARGEGLQELRERARALGTPLWILGEAFSLSGVEAFGEGLAFRLGLKGEERGFHTRLLGPHQAENLALAAVAGRLLGADWEAVERGLLRVENPGRLERLPWPGGKELFLDGAHNPEGAWALREAFRFHGLLPAAFVLGFSREKDHRAMAEALGGLGPVVLTRYASPRSQDPKALLSLFPGALLEEEPLKALEKAFALEDRVVVAGSLYLVGEVKRALLGLPPEERWQ, from the coding sequence ATGGATCCCTTAGCCTGGCTTTACGCCCGGCAGGGCCAGGTGAAGCCGGGGCTAGAGCGTATCCAGGCCCTCCTCGCCCGCCTGGGTAACCCCCAGGAGGCCTACCCCGTGGTCCTCATCGGCGGGACCAACGGCAAGGGTACCACCGCCCGGGCCCTGGCGGCCATCCTGGAGGAAACGGGGTTAAGGGTGGGGCTTTACACCAGCCCCCACCTGGTGGACTTCCGGGAGAGGGTGGCCATCCAGGGTAACCCCATAGGCCAGGAGGCGCTTCTTTCCCTTCTGGAGGAGATCCGCCCCCTAGCGGAGGACCTAGGGGCCAGCTTCTTTGAGGTGGCCACGGCCCTTGCCCTCCTCCACTTCGCCCAGGAGGGGGTGGAGTTCGCCGTGCTGGAGGTGGGCCTGGGGGGGCGCTTTGATGCCACCAACGCTGCCGAGCCCCATCTCTGCGTGGTGACCAACATCGGCCACGACCACCTGGAGATCCTGGGCCCCACCCTGAGGGACGTGGCCCGGGAAAAGGCGGGGATTTTCCGAAGGGGGGTGCCGGCCCTCACCGCCGCCAGGGGGGAGGGGCTTCAGGAGCTTCGGGAGAGGGCCCGGGCCCTGGGCACCCCCCTTTGGATCCTGGGGGAGGCCTTTTCCCTTTCCGGGGTGGAGGCCTTTGGGGAGGGCTTGGCCTTCCGCCTGGGGCTTAAGGGGGAGGAAAGGGGCTTCCACACCCGGCTTCTCGGTCCCCACCAGGCGGAAAACCTGGCTCTGGCGGCGGTGGCGGGGAGGCTTTTGGGGGCGGATTGGGAGGCAGTGGAAAGGGGCCTCCTCCGGGTGGAGAACCCGGGGCGGCTGGAGCGCCTTCCTTGGCCCGGGGGGAAGGAGCTTTTCCTGGATGGGGCCCACAACCCGGAAGGGGCTTGGGCCTTGCGGGAAGCCTTTCGCTTCCACGGGCTTTTGCCCGCCGCCTTCGTCCTGGGCTTCAGCCGGGAGAAGGACCACCGGGCCATGGCCGAGGCCCTTGGGGGATTGGGGCCGGTGGTCCTCACCCGCTACGCTTCCCCAAGGAGCCAAGACCCCAAGGCCCTTCTTTCCCTTTTCCCGGGGGCTTTGCTGGAGGAAGAACCCCTAAAGGCCCTGGAAAAGGCCTTCGCCCTGGAGGACCGGGTGGTGGTGGCGGGAAGCCTGTATCTGGTGGGGGAGGTGAAGCGGGCTCTTTTGGGGCTTCCCCCGGAGGAAAGGTGGCAGTAG
- a CDS encoding MogA/MoaB family molybdenum cofactor biosynthesis protein, giving the protein MFRVGILTVSDKGFRGEREDTTHLAIREVLKGGPFEVAAYEIVPDEPPLIKKVIRLWADREGLDLILTNGGTGLAPRDKTPEATRELLDKEVPGLAELMRLKGLEKTPMAALSRGLAGVRGKSLILNLPGSPKGARESLEAVLVVLPHALSLITGKAWREGHHE; this is encoded by the coding sequence ATGTTCCGCGTGGGCATCCTGACCGTATCCGATAAGGGCTTCCGGGGGGAGCGGGAGGACACCACCCACCTGGCCATCCGCGAGGTCTTAAAAGGAGGGCCCTTTGAGGTGGCGGCCTACGAGATCGTCCCCGACGAGCCTCCTCTCATCAAAAAGGTCATCCGGCTCTGGGCCGACCGGGAGGGCCTGGACCTCATCCTCACCAATGGGGGCACGGGCCTAGCCCCAAGGGACAAGACCCCCGAGGCCACCCGGGAGCTTTTGGACAAGGAGGTGCCCGGCCTTGCCGAGCTCATGCGCCTTAAGGGCCTGGAGAAAACCCCCATGGCCGCCCTTTCCCGGGGCCTTGCGGGGGTAAGGGGGAAAAGCCTCATCCTGAACCTGCCGGGAAGCCCCAAGGGAGCCCGGGAATCCCTGGAGGCGGTGCTTGTCGTCTTGCCCCATGCCCTAAGCCTCATCACCGGCAAGGCCTGGCGGGAGGGGCACCATGAGTAG
- the perR gene encoding manganese-dependent transcriptional regulator PerR, with protein sequence MALKRLTRQRKAVLEVVRKAHNHPDAAWIYQEVRKVVPKVSLGTIYRTLEALVEEGYLIPITKAGEATRYDGNLHPHLHLICQGCGAIVDLEVPLPDLLTPAQEAYPQLEVKGVELTYKGLCPTCKAALKG encoded by the coding sequence ATGGCGCTTAAGCGCTTGACCCGCCAACGCAAGGCTGTCTTGGAGGTGGTGAGGAAGGCCCATAACCACCCCGATGCCGCCTGGATTTACCAGGAGGTGCGCAAGGTGGTGCCCAAGGTGAGCCTGGGGACCATCTACCGCACCCTCGAGGCCCTGGTGGAGGAAGGCTACCTCATCCCCATCACCAAGGCGGGGGAGGCCACCCGCTACGACGGCAACCTCCACCCCCACCTGCACCTGATCTGCCAGGGGTGCGGGGCCATCGTGGACCTGGAGGTGCCCCTTCCCGACCTCCTCACCCCCGCCCAGGAGGCTTACCCCCAGCTGGAGGTAAAGGGGGTGGAGCTCACCTACAAGGGCCTCTGCCCCACCTGCAAGGCAGCCCTTAAGGGGTAG